The following is a genomic window from Solanum lycopersicum chromosome 6, SLM_r2.1.
TTTCAACATATGCAACCAGCAGAGAGCAGTGACGACCCAGCTTTGCGAAGAACAGAAAGGAACAATCTTTTTGAAACCTGAGCTATTggagaaatttcaaaaattggcAGACTGGAGAAATTAACAGTTCACTTGGAGTCTTATATTAGCAGTTATCATTAATGGAAAAGGATAAATGGAGATATGAAGGGCAGAGAGCACATCTACAGTGAAATCTGTTGTAATAAGATATTAAGGAGAGAAAGCAGAGTTCCCTTATTGCCCGATTTAGGTAAATAACTTTCTTCAGCTTTTTAGTATCAGCTGCATATGGTGGATTTCCcatcatataaataaaagcTTAACCGACAGTTAGATTATCCTCTTAGTTCTATGAAAACATggacaaaaaaataatctaagcgctattatacaaaaaatgaaGATAAACCCCATTCAGGAACCAAATTGTTACTTACCCAGAATAAATAAGAAGACCCACAGCAACAGCAGCAAAAGCTACAAAATATATCCAGTCAACCTGAAGAACATGATACTGATTTCAGAACAACACTAATAAATCACAGAAAATGTATTAGTTCCACGTTTAAATAGATTTTAGTGCTCAAAATGAAAAGAAGCCGATTGTTCTGCAAACCTTCTGATGGTATACAAAGATACGAATTACAACAGCCCACATATCAGAGGTAAGCAAGGCTAGATTTAGCATTGTAGCACCACTCCTCTGCATCCAAAAGGTGGCATCTtagaatggaaaaaaaaaaaaactagctcCAAAACTAATGagcatcaacagaaaataaCTATCAAGAACCAAGAATGAGATGATATCTACAACACCACATCATTTTCTTTAACAGGTCAACATAGTGTAGATTGCAACACAACTATATTTAGATTGGAACATAGTTGACTGCCAATCgcttattttatatattgacggagagattgagagaggggGCAATACCTTCAGCAAAATGGGAACAAATGAGTAGAAAAGAAACATCGCCAATGCAAATCCAACAAAGGGAAGTGCCTGAAATTCCACATGGTAATAAATGTTTAAACAACTTAATGTGAGGATAAACTAAAAGACTGCCAGCAAAAGGACAATGAAACAAATTACATGAACACAAAATGAGAAGGAATGATGAGTCAGTTCCCCTCTTAAATAACCTCACAACTCACATTATTAGACTTACTTTTGGACTGGCAAGTTAGGCTCCTTGAAATAAAAGACCCCGACATATCTCATATTTCTATATTGTTTCAGTTAACAGAATTCAGTGACTTAGCCTGAATGCCCCTACTCTGAGCCCTCGCACCATAGCCCACCACCTTTATCCCAATTTCCTAAAATAACAGCCCTCTATTTCTTTCCTTTCCAgatttagaattagaattaaGATGGGAAAACTTACTCTTTGTAGCGTGTACAATTTGTTAGCAGAAGTGGTTGAACATAAAAGAGTTATAATGTTTTTGAAAGTGGAGTGAGAGGATCTGAAAGCTTGGATACTGTTTTATACTTTATAATGGTGTAAGAAGTACGATGTTGCTTTCTCAATCACATCAGATTTCATTCCTTTTTCAGCAGTGTTTTCCTTTTCATTATTGGGAGGGCAGATGACTGTATAGGAACATCAGGAAAATGTGGACCCCATTCTTcttagaattaaaaataatgcaGGTTGTGTATTGTTAAGTTCACCTTTTAAAATTACAGCTTCATGTTTGGGTTCCATTGATACTTGTGGGAAAAAGAAGTGTTCAATTAAGTCATAAATCCAACATCAGTGAACTTGCTCAgaaattaaagataataatgCTACACCAGTTTGCTCTTCTGAAGGCAGCATTTAtgtctttcttcattttctgtatCCATGTTCATTTGCGAGGAAGTAGATCAAAGATAAGAGACTTACTGCTCCAGCTGACCAGTGAATGGACTTCAACTCATTGCGCTCAAGTATGCCTCTGTAGCATGGTTAAAGAAATTGCGTACAGAAAATCATCAGCATGTGAAAGAATATGGATTTATCAAGAAAGAAGTTTAAACCCTATAAGCTCTTATAATGACTGAATCAAGTATCATCCAAATGTGTGAATTGTGTTTTGAACATTAAAGAGAATTAGGATACATTTGGCAACCACTAACAATGGCACCAAAAAGGCCCAGAAATGCCATGAGTTCAACCATATCAGCACTTTTGACAAAAAACTCCTGCATAGAACATGAAATTAAAGCATTAACAATGTGAAACAGGCTAACCAACTTGAGTATCAAGAccaagaaagaaatagttcatagtAAAAAGAGTAATGTACTGTACAAGGAATCAATGCTACctgagaaaaatataatatatacaagaaTGGAACTCCCCGTCTATTATTGCCTTCACAGTTTGTGGAATGACTTTTATCCTTTATCATAAGGTGAATTGCTAACAACATATGTTGTGTAATCCCAGAAGTGGGGCTACGCACCCCtaccttgtgaaggtagagaggttgtttccaataAACCCTCAAGTAAAGCATTTTAAAGCAGGTTTGAGAAGAAAATACAACAGTgcaaaaataaacaatatagCAAAGAacagtaaaaacaataaataatacaaCTGAAGCACAGGATAACGGATAAAATAGCACTCGAAGGACAAGATAATAGGagagtaatagtaataatactgAGAAGGAACCTATAGTCTTCTACCCTAATCATCGACCTTCATATCCTCAAGGGTCATGTTCTTGATAAACTACAGATATGTCATGTTTAATCACCTCTCCCCAATACTTCTTCAGCCTACATTTACATCTCCTCCTACCTACCATTTCCAACCTCCTCGCTGAGGCATCCACACAGGGAAGAAAGAAGTTCTCTAACTATACATAGATATCATTTTTGGTTCAAAGGAGCTAGTGAATAACTGAATATTCACAGATATCATTTGCTTACCTCACTGACATTACTAACGGCATATAATGTGGCTCCAGCAATTACAAGTATATCCCCTTTGATAGGATTGCTACCACCTACAGCAGTGAgaaattaaagtattatttttctGCTAATAGACATGCTGAATTTGAGTTAAATGGAGCCGGCAAATTACTAAAGCGCAAAATCACTAAAATGAGAAGCAGCTGGATTAGATTCACAAAGAATCATATGATTACCCCCTTTCCAAAAAGTAGCAGATGATATACGATCATACATATAAACCAACTTAAGCAATGGAAAAGGGCATGCAGTGAAGCCACATGAATAATGAACATCAAAGGGAACAAGTAGGATGACTACTGGTTGTAACAGTATTACTTGATCGATCTTCGGCATGTACATCTGAAAATATCACCAGGACAATACCAGCAATACAGATGGCAACACCAACTAATTTTCTGGGTCTGTATTTTGTCTTCAAGAAAAACCACGTAAAAAGCAGAACACACGGAATTGCCCAGCAATCCAGCAACATCACGCTTGTTAAGGATGTGTACTGGTAAGCCTTCACAACTGCAAAGCAAAGGCAACAGAAAATGAACTGAGAGTTTACTTAATATCAAAATGTGGAATTCCTATTTTGTGCAAACATGCATTGCCAATCCTCATAATCTCAATCCAGATGAGGAGATTATCGTCTGTAGAAGTACAGAGGAAACTACGTATTTTGAGAGACGATGCAATGCTAAAgaaaaatcttcataaaacacTCATATGGTTTTGTGGTCAATCCTAGCAAGAAACAATCGAAGAACAAACACTAGAACGTTGAGGAAGAACTATCGTACTAGTTTTTTTGGTTCTGTTGTCCAACATAGTGATGTTCCCATGATGCATAATAATCACATAGTTCAACTGATATGCACGGAATTGCCTTTTAATCACATAGTTTAGCTGACATGGACGGAATTGACTTTTTAAATAGAAGTAACATTGCATGTATATCGTTTAGTAAAAAGCAAGTCATCAAGGTTTGATCAGTGAATACTCATCAAGTAGAACATGTTCATTTCTGGAAGATTGAAAGAGATGGAGAAAGATGAGGGAGAACAGTTCAGTTGCATTCCATCCACAAGAGAAGGTAAGTAAGGCAATTACCTAGAAAGTTGGCCTCCACATCAACTATTCCAAGGAGGATGTAAAAATACCATTTTGCCTGGTCAaacagaaaagaaaatgaaggtaAACAAAGCATCCAATCTGAATGCAACAGCTTGCTAAATTAAATAAGCATCAGCAAATAATGTTgtttaaaacaaagaaaaagaacacaattcTTAGGAATTCTTTTGAATATAGATGTCCAATATCTGATAACGGCATTAAAAGGAGCTTTTACATGTCATGGGAACTGGAATACTCAATCCATAGTGTCAAGGTTTCAAGTTGAATACTCGCCACATATGGTATGCTAGCCAACCTTTGATCTTAAGAGTATTTGATAAGGTATATAAAAGTTTTGAGCTACTCTCCCCCACTCCACCCCCCCTCCTGTCACAATAAGGGTTTAAGTTGGATATTCATATTCTACAGTAAATAGCAACACATCAGAACTTGTTCAAGCAATGTGCCTCGAAACGAGTTCAGGCTAGTTTTTTGGTTCTCAAATTAAGGATTCGTCAAAGCCCTTAAACTTTGTCCCAAAAGCTTTCACTCTATATGTGCTgaacataattctcttttaatAACTACTTAGGTGAGAAATGAAAAATAGGTGTACTAAGTGGGAGAATATGCAAGGCcaatagaaaagaaaatgttGTATGGAGAATAACCAAATTAGGCCTAATTACTCTTGCAGGAATTGATTAGATCTCGGACATATTTTgaaatactatatttttttcctgAGCCTAGGATATTCAACATGCCTCAGAACACTGATAACTAACTTCCACCACAAAATGGCAGCCTTCATATACTTGTCAAAAAGTATTGTCATTCTTCAGATATatgtcaaataattaaattgcaGAAAGCACATTAGAAAATTATATGCCGAACAATGATGAAAAATCTAACTGAAGCAAACCTTGATCCCTTCTTGCCTGTAAATCATAAAAACTCCATAAAATAATGCCAAGAG
Proteins encoded in this region:
- the LOC101246728 gene encoding uncharacterized protein, with protein sequence MMNMKGIWTKQTLINLLLGQFLSLLITSTGFLSSELARKGINAPTSQSFLNYVLLALFYGVFMIYRQEGIKAKWYFYILLGIVDVEANFLVVKAYQYTSLTSVMLLDCWAIPCVLLFTWFFLKTKYRPRKLVGVAICIAGIVLVIFSDVHAEDRSSGSNPIKGDILVIAGATLYAVSNVSEEFFVKSADMVELMAFLGLFGAIVSGCQIGILERNELKSIHWSAGAALPFVGFALAMFLFYSFVPILLKRSGATMLNLALLTSDMWAVVIRIFVYHQKVDWIYFVAFAAVAVGLLIYSGRDKVDKNVADEGIVRSKRFDEETGLDNPARKDAIESSRTEESFDAETVPGIYGR